The genomic interval tatttattgttttaccccaaatttggggttaaGGGGGGTTGAAGAGGAATTAGGTCTtatcccaaatttggggtaagttttatcccaaatttgagGTGAAGGGTTGGTGATGCCCTTAATGTACTTTGAAACATTGACTCATGAGTTTGAAGCTTTCAAACGTTAGTTTTCCACCATGCGTGGAAGATGAGAGAGTCAATGATTTCTCGCCCTTGTTTAATCATTTTACAGATCAAGCAttactaattttttgtttttacggTATAGAACAAGTAGTTGGACCATGATAAATTAGGATTCACATTAATAGATCATGGATTCGATTTCTTATTCTGTAcagtaagataaaatttttaccaaCGATTTActtcttttataaaaattgatGATACAAACGGCAAGGGACTACATAGAGACAAAATTTCAAGTATTAGCAGCTTTTTAAACACGGCAAACCGAGAACCTCTTTCTACACTTCAGAAGATTCCATTTTCAACCAACACGGATAGAATGGTCAGACCAATTGGACATATCCGTGCAGACATAGTTTAAATAGGATAACTAAATAAGCCCCAGATTAACAAGCAATCTTTGTGAAATTGTTTCTCTTCAACATATATTGCTTATGAATTCCACTCATCAGAAGCAGCTGCAAATTCCAAAGCCTTTTTAGAAGAGATTAAATCCATGGATTTGCATAGCAAGATCTTGCTACTAACATTGGCTTTGGCTGCAGCAACACTAGCTCCATCTCCGGTAGCTTCTCAGACGAAGCCCGGCTGCCTCGGTAGCTGTGGCAACGTCAGCATCCCCTTCCCATTTGGCATCACCCCTGAATGCTACCTTGATGATTCTTTCCTCATCACCTGCAACAACTCTAAGCCATTCTTGCGAAAAAGCAATATAGATCTGCTCAACATATCGCTCGATGGCCTGCTACGTGTCTCGGCCTCTATTGCTAGCGACTGCTACAACGAGTCTGGCTTGCCAGACAACTACATCATGAACCTCACCGTGCCCAAGTTCTTCATCTCCAGCAAGCAAAACAAGTTCACGGCTGTTGGCTGCGACACGGTTGCAGTGGTGGAAGGAACGAAAAGCCTGAACTACACGACAGGCTGCCTGTCCATCTGTGGTGACCCCAAGACAGTACACAATTGATCATGCAAAGGCAATGGATGTTGCCAGATTGACATTCCACAGGGAGCAAATGACTTTTCAGTAACCGTAACAAGCTCTTTCAACCATTCCAAGGTGTTTGGTTTCAACCCTTGTAGCTATGCTTTTGTGGTCGAGAAAGAGGCTTTCAACTTCTCGACTGCAGATCTTAAGGATTTACGGGGCATAAGTTCCGTCCCTGTCGTGCTCGACTGGTCAGTGGGGAAAGAAACTTGTGAACATGCTAAGAACTCTTCCAGCTATGCTTGTAAAGCCTTGAATAGCACATGCCACAATCCAAGCAATGGACCTGGCTATCTTTGCAACTGCATTTCAGGCTATCAAGGGAATCCTTACATTCTTGATGGCTGCGAAGGTACTAATATATGGTTTCAACCAGTTTTTGCTGATCTTCTTTCTGATTACACTACTCTTCTTTCCTACTTACCACTTAATCACTTTCTTTTGATAAAGATATCAATGAATGCGAACCCTCGAACCCTTGCAATGGAAAATGCAGAAATTTGCCAGGGAGTTTCGAATGTTCTTGCCCAGAGGGATACGAAGGAATGAAAAATGGAACAAGTTGCCGGAAAAAGGTTCGGAACAGGGGATCTACCCTGCTTGCTACCGGTTTTGGTTAGTATCCTTGTTCTATCAATACGATTCGACAAACTAAGATGATTTTGGTTAACAAGACATTTATATGCAGGTTTAAGCATGGGACTTCTGGTTTTATTTCTGGGAAGTACTTGGATTTATTGGATGCTGAGGAGAAGAAAGTTCTTGAAGCTCCGAGAGAAGTTCTTCCGGCAAAATGGCGGCATCATGTTGCAGCAGCAAGTCTCCAAATATGAAAGGTCGGTTGAAACAGCCCGAATCTTTACTGAAGAAGATCTCAAGAAGGCTACCAACAACTATGATGAAAGTGGAGTCATTGGTCAAGGAGGGTTTGGAACGGTTTATAGAGGAGTTTTGCCGGATAAAAGAGTGGTTGCCATTAAGAAATCAAAAATAAGTGATCAGAACCAGATTGAGCAGTTCGTTAATGAGGTGATTGTCCTTGGACAAATCAACCATAGGAATGTGGTAAAGCTTTTAGGCTGTTGCTTAGAAACAGAAGTCCCCTTGCTGGTTTATGAATTCATCACGAATGGAACACTCTCGGATCATATTCACCAAGAAAAACGTTCATTGTTGCTTGCATGGGAAATGCGCCTAAAGATAGCAGCCGAAACTGCAGGAGCTCTTGCGTACTTGCACTCTGCTACTTCTACGCCAATAATTCATAGGGACATTAAAAGTACGAACATCCTTCTAGATGACAATTACACTGCAAAGGTTGCCGATTTTGGAGCTTCAAGACTGGTCCCACTGGATCACACTCAACTGGCCACATTGGTACAGGGGACATTTGGATACTTAGACCCTGAATATTTCCATTCAAGCCAGTTGACAGAGAAGAGTGACGTTTACAGCTTTGGCGTCGTCCTTGCGGAGCTGATAACCGGGAAGAAGGCACTTTCTTTTGACAGACCCGAGAAGGACAGAAACCTGGCAATGTATTTCATTTCTGCGATGAAAGAGGATCGTCTTCATGACATTCTTGACCAAAAAATGGTGAACGAGAAGCACTTGGGACAGATTAAGGAAATAGCCAAGTTAGCAAAGGGGTGCCTGAGAGTAAAAGCAGAAGAAAGGCCAACTATGAAAGAAGTAGCTATGGAGATAGACAGTCTGAGGATGATGAAACATCATCCGTGGGAAGATGTACATTTGTACCCTGAAGAGTCCGAGCAGCTCCTTAAGCAAAGCATACCTTCAGATGGCCACTATGGTGCTTCGGGCAGCAACTTTAGTGTTAGCACCAATGCTGGTTACGACAGCACGAGGGATCAAATGGTGGTGCCACTAGATGATGGAAGATAGTCATGCTGTGTAAGTTTTGAAGAGACAATTATTTTgacattccatttatttcattttgtgaaaatatattACTGTTATTTATTGATTGAATGCAGCTTCAGTTACTACTGCAAGTTTGAGGTATATTTATCAAACATTCAGActaccataattttttttcagaattacCAATAAAAGCAGGCTAATTAAGGCCAAAGGAAAAATAAAGCTGCACGAGCATATTTCTTACATTATTACTCGGTGATTAAGCTAAGACGCAGGCTTGAGTTCTAAAGCATCCAAAACGATCAGGTTTCAGCCAAGGAACAGTTGGAAGATGAATGCTGTCAACAAACTTCACTAGCAACTGATTTATAAAGCCTGAATGCTGTCAAGCGATGTTCTAAATCCAAAGGCCatatttttctctatctttATCATTATAGCTTGAGGGATTCTCTGAATACTTTTCTTAGAAGACGTGTTTAGGACTGCCGATGTGGAGTCATAAATATTGTTTAGTTGAATGTTTCAAAattgttccttttttttgtgtgtgtgtgtgtgttggttattttctttgttattcATGTTTGTGATCATGTCGTAATCTTAGGACCATAATTTTAGTGGGTAGTTATTAATCAAGTTATAAATTGTAATATTTCTGAAGTTAAAAAAGTATTCAGTTTTTTTGCTTCAAAATATGTTGGTCTCAATTTCACACACTGTAGCAATACTTTTTAAAACATAAGAAagctttgttttcttttcttattctaaAGATAAATACAATTAGTATCAAAGCTCTCTTCTTAAGGGATCTGTGTGAGAGTAGAAGAAGCCAGTTTCTCCTCAATTGCTTCGTCGATGTTCGATGGAGACAACTACCAAATTTGGGTAGTACGCGTGGAGACATACTTGGATGCTTTAGATCTTTGAGAAGAAGTGGAAGTAGACTATGAAATCCCTGCACTTCCGAACAATCCCACCATGGCACAGATCAAAGCgtagaaagagaagaagacaaagaaagcAAAGGCAAATGCCTACTTGTTTGTTGTAGTCTCATCTACCATCTTCACTCGTATCATGTCTCTAAAGTTAGCAAATGAGATATGGGATTATCTCAAGATCCAATACGAAGAAGATGAAAGGATTTGAGGGATGCAAGTGCTAAACCTAGTACGTGACTTTGAGGAGTAGAAGATGAAGATTGAATCCATCAAAGAGTATTTTGACAGGTTGCTTAACATTGCAAATTGAGTCAGGCTAATCGGCTCGTCTTTGCCAAAATCAAGGATTGTTGAAAGAATCCTTGTAACGATGCCTAAAAAATTTGAGGCCACAATTACATCCTTAGAAAACATTAAGGACATGTCAAAGATCACTCTGGCAAAGTTGTTGAATGCATTACTAGCACAGGAGCAAATAAGATTTATGAGGCAGGAAGATGATGTTAAGGGAGCCATATTTGTTAAGCTTTAAGAGAATGcaagaaacaagaagaaaagaaagggaaaaaggcATCAAGGCTCAAATGGAGAATCCACGCCAACAACAACAAGAGCAAAGTTGGAAACAAAAAGGGATCTCATCCTCCATGCCAGCATTGTGGTGGAAAATCTCATCCACATTTTAAAAGTTGGAGAATACCAGACCCAAGTGCACCAAATGCAACCAGATGGGGCATGAAGCTGTTatctacaaaaacaaaaatcaataacACGGTGAAGAGGCACAGATTGCTAATCAAGAGGATGAGGATTAACTGTTCGTGGCTACATGTTTCTCTGGCATCGTATCAAGTGAGAGTTGGCTTATTGACAATGGTTGTACTAATCACATGACACATGACAAGTATCTATTCAGAGTACTAAGGAGCACAAACGGGTCGAAGGTTTGAATTGGAAATGGCAAGTACATAACTGTGGAAAGAAAGGGAACATTTGCAATTTCAAGTTGTTTAGGTACAAAGTCATTTCTGATGTGTTGTTGTATGTCCTTGAAATTGATCAAAACTTGTTAAGTGTTGGACAActaattgaaaaatgttataAAGTTGTGTTCGAAGACAAAAGTTGCTTGATTAAAGATGCAGTTGGccaagatattttcaaaataaaaatgaaaaggaaaagctTTGCTCTAAATCCATCGGAGGAGGAGCAAACTTATTTCCCAATCAAAGaaaatatcatataagtatGGCACAAGAGGCTCAGCCACTATTATCATTAGGGGCTATTGCAAATGAAATCTAGGATGATGGTAAATGATCTTCAAATTCCAAACTACAAAGCATGTCAGTTCGAAAAGTAAAGCAGGAAACCATTTCCCAAGGCAACATGGAAAGCATCAAAGAAGCTGCAATTGATTCATACTGTAACGcccattttgggtattttagttATGGGATTATTTAGCCTAAATAGCTTAAGTTATTTATTGTTAGGGACTGAGAGTATGTGATAATATGCTCGGGAAGTCGATATCGCAATATTAGAAAAGCTGGGTATATAGAtttcttgtttaatttatttttaataaattatatagattatTTAAGTAATATGGGTGTTAGTGAAACTTGAGTTAGTTTGGTTATTgtagaaaattcaaatattcgCGAcggatattaaaaaaataaatttttatatatttagcgacggaatattacataatttttttaaaaattagtgacggatatttttcgtcgctaattttagcaaCATATttaatattctgtcgctaaatcaATGATAGATTCTctaaatccgttgctaaaatttatttatttatttttttgttatttaaataaataataaaattattttattttattttaaatttagtgatagaatAAATTTCAgttgctattttttaaaaattaaaaataaattttaaaaaattaaaaataaattctaatcgAAGGAAATTTAGTCCAtcgctaaattgaaaaaataaataaataattttataaaaaaataaatatattaatatataaatataaaaaattaaaataaatttaaaattaaatatacatttaaacatagatgaatataaaaaaataatttttaaaatttaaatattttaatttaaataaatatataaagtttaaaaaacataatattgttaaattctaaatatatcaattaatatattttatgtgcataaaatataaaatatattaaatgtataataattaactattgataatatttattaaatgtttacaaaatgtaaataaacactatatttaaaaataaataaaaaatttaaaaaccataataatgttaaaatttatgaagTCTATATAGAAAAGAGTCTATATACAAAGAAATATTAAGGGATTGTATTATATAGAAAAGAGGTTAAGGACTATCTCgtcagtatttttttttttttatttttataaataagagaatttttggcTAAGTCAAGATATGTTCACAATTTtagtgaaattataatttcacttCGAATACAAAATGGACTtatatatcaaaagatttgCAGGTGATCTCATTCGCACCTTAAACTTACTTTTCTCTTTACAAGCCTCTCGAAAACGTCAAGAGACACTCTCTTACATCTTGATCGAGATATTCTCCTGCATAAAACTATTCATTCAATAAATGCATTgtgtttgatatatatttattaaatgttattaattatttaaaatattatttatttattttatttacaaaattaataatttatcgTAACACataatttaaacttaaactaataattcattaattaataaagcattaaatttatctctttcaGAAACAATTGAATGAATAGTTTGAACTTAAGAACAAAATTTATCTTTCTCCTTATATAATAAAGCATTAAATTGTAAGTAAGACTAACGCTcacatatttttgtatttgtacaatttgtattttaattttttaagaagaaTATTGTTTCacatatgtttttaaattttggacTTATAGTATAATCATCTTGTTTAAGATTCGAAAACTAAAGTTGATgtttctttcatattttgaatcGATATTAAAcatatacaaattatttttcattaaatatttttggtccctaatcttatttttcttatatttttctattttatgcattaaattatttttgtgacatttttatttaatatttgtttaaataccacaaataaaaaaataaaaaattaatttagatttataatatatcaaacttatttattataattattagtgttgtgccatgaaaaaataaggaaaaaaagtcaaaaattattgaaaaattgaaggaaaaatgaagaggtTGGTAACAAAAGAATTGCTGCCagctgtaagcacccccgtccggatatccccaaccaccaggactatccgaacgggagTGTCTACAGaagggaaaagaatgagacacaagacaGGAACTACCCTAGCATGTACACATAGGAATGAAAACAACGGAAGCTAAGCGATACACATGCAAGCATTACGGGTACTTCGCTAATATAGTGGTCACATGATAGATAAATGAAtatagactcctgtgccgatATACACGAGACACGAGAAACGATCTGGCATAAtcgaaaataatagagtaaatgcTACTCAAACATTAGAGTTGAtggggattgacgggactgcttgtacaccataccgactctgccgctaaaagtTGActccttgccatggcccacacTGCCACTActtagaatgatggaaagcaaagtgagtcgagagactcagcaatcataaggaaagaaaggctgaaggctgatcatatccaataaactctccctagaacaccaacccccaagcacacacaagccatgagatgtTACCACGCAATTGTTGGGTTTCTTGGATCCAAATGCAGcggaaatttaaaattatttggatcaaccaaactctttggcttcttgaaacccaaaataaacggatctagtttgcaaatatataatcaCTTCaagaatataaacatataatgaaaatcaaacattttgattgtccgATAAAGAATGGATGAATCTTTGTGCCACTAGGTGTTACCCACCCTCTATAAGTGATCCACACCAAAGAGATGCTTCAATCGATGCCTATGAGCATGCCCCTTCGATCTCCTTGCATCAGGTATGCAAGATCTAATCCAACACTTAGAGATATGGttggtttttctcaaaaatcaacTTTCTCTCTTTAGAAAATCAAAGGGGTTATGAGACAAAATGGAGAGCCTTCCCaaaccctagtcaaactaggtATTTATAGTTGGTTCAACACGTTAGAAACATGTTGGGCCAAGGCCCAACCCAAAacctagtcaaactagggatttaaagaaaacccaaacatGTTATAAACATGTTGGACCAAGGCCCAAACCCAATTGTGGGTTTCTTACCTTGTTTTACTTTTTGTTCATTTTGTCGACATCTCATGGACTTTTCCGCGAGTGCTAGCTCGCCCCAAAAATCCACGAATTCTTATGGGccccaaaacattttttttggTCCCACTAAAATTTTCATGAAACTCctatttgtttgtgtgtgaccttaTAGGTTCACTATGAAAATGGCAAAGGGAAATTTATAGAATCCTACTCCTAATAaaactctttgattatgatccttaatttatttcatcacatgagtaaaattattatcttgCCCTTAGACCAAGATTGACGTCTAGCAATGTATCATGGCCcccatatcataatgaaataGAAATGGCACTTCTAATGAACCTTTCCGTGACAAGTGTCAGTGCTATTcgatccctctatcataatgCCCTGGTATAGTCTAGAAGTATGGTAAAATGTCAAACTTCTAATAACCAACACTATGTGTATGAATGTTAAGTCCACAACTCATATAGtcgaattaataactcttattaattctcaactatctGCGTTGGACAACGACTCCTCAAGTTgtgacttcatcattcacatagggcatatatcttttaaatcttactaaGGTCGATAGATTCCATCTTGCGTGCTCACCTACCTTCGTATGATTCGGATCATATTCAATAACCACCCTATTAGGGACCTATCTTACTGGACCCCATACAATGGCATCAAAACATGACACTCCTCATACAAGATAACTGTGGTACCTCAGGAAAAGATATTACTAGCACCTGTCGCCACATAGAACTCCTaattgacatttagtaagaATTACCATTTAGGTGTTCTCAAGTTAGGTCATTCAGTGAACTCATTCACTAATGAGCACCTACACACTTGCATTAGTGTCACCACACAAGTAGTCAATGAGATCAACTACACTTCTTACGAGCATGCATAGTGTGTACTAGTCTTGACGGTACTATAGAGGCCCCACTCTATAGTCCTATGATCAGGAATAGTTAAAGAATGAAGCATCAGTCATTCGATCTCATTagtatgatctcatcataactCGATTGACATTACTACACTCTTTGGGACTcatctaaatagtaaaatataagGATGAACGTATTGCCACGTATTATAAGAGAAATACagatattaatcaaaatatgtccaagattaattagaaatgtagccaactcacaactcttatgattggCTCCCAGGTTAGAACTCTATCAGTAATaacatagcataataaaagcacataccggtccttggggtccacataagacacacggcacccaagtcccataccaacctgccgctgccctgaaaggcaataTAAATCTCTAACAAACCTGCCCGCGCTGTCCCtggtcggtgctcccgtcactCGTGTGTCCGTgttggtactcccgacacccgagccataggcttccTCGAAATGGTCATCCCATCCGAGATCTGATAACTAccaataaccatgcaatgcacataaaaatacaatggcatagtgagcatcaacgtgatacactagcgcccatacatccaggcatcaggccatactccgctcacatagtaaaccacacgcgatacatatgcccgtgctggtgCAACCTAActaagctagaatgtccgtgtcccaagcatactcaataaatgaatatcccaacatgcaacccgtacccatgtgcatatcaaatcatgaatagtaatataatgaatccaattgtgtagtaaatcacatactggcagagctagtcaacagtgccCGGCATCGGTCAACAactagtgactaggagtgtccacccgacgatccacttcagggccgtacaatagtctaccccaacgtcaccaaacagccgacccctgccccctactcgatagctctaaccgaaccataaataaaatcgAGAAAATCGTCAATAAGTctgcacatctaggaacctagtccccaagctaggttcagcatcattccaaaaggaataggggcggtacaaacccccgtaggcatataacgaataaaattctagaagtcccggatttaatttaaattaaaataattgaataatatctcaataaataatgctaggcgtcgaattagagtaagagaggccataaaatatgagaaatcatggagtctctcacgggaattaaagaacatgagaagagggttgggagcttgcctttacatggtcgttccttgcctttcttgcacttccgctgcgaagtaaaacgtttctctagcaattaataaaatcatggttcacattaattaaatctaaccgtgtaatataaataatttaaccgtctaaaatcccatgtaggcgcaccacaaataaaatcttaataaatctcatatttattttaaattaaatcatgccaataatatccttaatttatataattaatacgcgaaatcAAAACGAATTGAGGAAAGGCATGGGGTtcacaaaatagaaaaagatcGCAAGGGTAGCGGGAGCTTGTCTTGTTTAAGCTGATTACAACGTTTCCACCCTTGAACACTATCAAATTAATATACGctgtaaaatagattaaactcccaaaattaataaaattggacccaaaatgaaattccaaccgtacagaatgATTTATACACATTTCTTTACTTACCTGGCTGATTAAAACCCatttaaaccaagtttaatcttgGATTTCTCCTCAAAAATGGCCACTGCGCGCActgttctttttcttcctaTCTTCCTCTCTATTCGCTGTTAAATTTCGGGCGAAACTTCGCTGAAATTGGCTTTTAAAAAGCCAAAGAATTGGGCCACCAGAAGCTACCGCGT from Diospyros lotus cultivar Yz01 chromosome 8, ASM1463336v1, whole genome shotgun sequence carries:
- the LOC127807588 gene encoding LOW QUALITY PROTEIN: putative wall-associated receptor kinase-like 16 (The sequence of the model RefSeq protein was modified relative to this genomic sequence to represent the inferred CDS: substituted 1 base at 1 genomic stop codon) — protein: MDLHSKILLLTLALAAATLAPSPVASQTKPGCLGSCGNVSIPFPFGITPECYLDDSFLITCNNSKPFLRKSNIDLLNISLDGLLRVSASIASDCYNESGLPDNYIMNLTVPKFFISSKQNKFTAVGCDTVAVVEGTKSLNYTTGCLSICGDPKTVHNXSCKGNGCCQIDIPQGANDFSVTVTSSFNHSKVFGFNPCSYAFVVEKEAFNFSTADLKDLRGISSVPVVLDWSVGKETCEHAKNSSSYACKALNSTCHNPSNGPGYLCNCISGYQGNPYILDGCEDINECEPSNPCNGKCRNLPGSFECSCPEGYEGMKNGTSCRKKVRNRGSTLLATGFGLSMGLLVLFLGSTWIYWMLRRRKFLKLREKFFRQNGGIMLQQQVSKYERSVETARIFTEEDLKKATNNYDESGVIGQGGFGTVYRGVLPDKRVVAIKKSKISDQNQIEQFVNEVIVLGQINHRNVVKLLGCCLETEVPLLVYEFITNGTLSDHIHQEKRSLLLAWEMRLKIAAETAGALAYLHSATSTPIIHRDIKSTNILLDDNYTAKVADFGASRLVPLDHTQLATLVQGTFGYLDPEYFHSSQLTEKSDVYSFGVVLAELITGKKALSFDRPEKDRNLAMYFISAMKEDRLHDILDQKMVNEKHLGQIKEIAKLAKGCLRVKAEERPTMKEVAMEIDSLRMMKHHPWEDVHLYPEESEQLLKQSIPSDGHYGASGSNFSVSTNAGYDSTRDQMVVPLDDGR